A part of Caretta caretta isolate rCarCar2 chromosome 1, rCarCar1.hap1, whole genome shotgun sequence genomic DNA contains:
- the LOC125645071 gene encoding uncharacterized protein LOC125645071, which translates to MQSSSAQVTMMESQNRKRAPAWTEREVRDLIAVWGEESVLSELRSSFRNAKTFLKISQGMKDRGHNRDTKQCRVKLKELRQAYQKTREANSRSGSEPQTCRFYDELHAILGGSATTTPAVLFDSFNGDGGNTEVGFGDEEDDDEEEVVDSSQQASGETGFPDSQELFLTLDLEPVPPEPTQGCLLDPAGGEGTSAACVSMITGSSPSQRLVKLRKKKKRTRDEMFSELMLSSHTDRAQTNAWRQIMSECRKAQNDREERWRAEESKWRAEESKWRAEDRAEALMWWQRDERRQDSMLRLLQDQTSMLQCMVELQQRQLEHRLPLLPLCNQPPSSPSSIVSTPRRPRTRWGGLRPTSHSTTEDCPKKRRLSFNKF; encoded by the exons atgcagagctcatcagcacaggtgaccatgatggagtcccagaatcgcaaaagagctccagcatggaccgaacgggaggtacgggatctgatcgctgtttggggagaggaatccgtgctatcagaactccgttccagttttcgaaatgccaaaacctttctgaaaatctcccagggcatgaaggacagaggccataacagggacacgaagcagtgccgcgtgaaactgaaggagctgaggcaagcctaccagaaaaccagagaggcgaacagccgctctgggtcagagccccaaacatgccgcttctatgatgagctgcatgccattttagggggttcagccaccactaccccagccgtgttgtttgactccttcaatggagatggaggcaatacggaagtaggttttggggacgaagaagatgatgatgaggaggaggttgtagatagctcacagcaagcaagtggagaaaccggttttcccgacagccaggaactgtttctcaccctagacctggagccagtaccccccgaacccacccaaggctgcctcctggacccagcaggcggagaagggacctctg ctgcatgtgtttcaatgatcacaggatcttctccttcccagaggctagtgaagcttagaaagaaaaaaaaacgcactcgcgatgaaatgttctccgagctcatgctgtcctcccacactgacagagcacagacgaatgcgtggaggcaaataatgtcagagtgcaggaaagcacaaaatgaccgggaggagaggtggagggctgaagagagtaagtggcgggctgaagagagtaagtggcgggctgaagacagggctgaagctctaatgtggtggcagcgtgatgagaggaggcaggattcaatgctgaggctgctgcaggaccaaaccagtatgctccagtgtatggttgagctgcagcaaaggcagctggagcacagactgccactgctgcccctctgtaaccaaccgccctcctccccaagttccatagtctccacacccagacgcccaagaacgcggtgggggggcctccggccaaccagccactccaccacagaggattgcccaaaaaaaagaaggctgtcattcaataaattttaa